The following proteins are co-located in the Pseudomonas synxantha genome:
- a CDS encoding LysR family transcriptional regulator — protein sequence MELAQLKMVRAVAQTGSVAQAALQLHCVPSNITTRIKQLENELGTPLFIRAGRGLAISAAGEIFLDYCERILALVDESKRAVDANAIPRGTLRIGAVESSASGRLPPLLAEYHRRYPEVSLELVTGAWAQLLDDLQHHRLDVALVAAGGKRTKLEQSVVYSERLVLIASASSAPIDSAEDLAGRTLLVWPPGCPYRAALENWLKPHDFKPAIASYASWGTIIGCVSAGIGVALAPEGILARYEQANQLASYRFDELAAVDNLLFWHKDTQRHLARDAFAGLLRETFG from the coding sequence ATGGAACTGGCCCAACTGAAAATGGTGCGCGCCGTGGCACAAACCGGCAGCGTGGCCCAGGCTGCCTTGCAGTTGCACTGTGTGCCGTCCAACATCACCACGCGCATCAAGCAGCTGGAAAACGAGTTGGGCACGCCGCTGTTTATCCGCGCCGGCCGCGGGTTGGCGATCAGTGCTGCGGGTGAGATCTTCCTGGATTACTGTGAACGCATTCTGGCGCTGGTGGATGAGTCCAAACGTGCGGTGGATGCCAACGCCATTCCCCGTGGCACCTTGCGCATCGGTGCGGTGGAATCCAGCGCCAGCGGTCGCCTGCCACCGCTGCTGGCGGAATATCACCGACGTTACCCCGAGGTCAGCCTGGAACTGGTCACCGGCGCCTGGGCGCAATTGCTGGACGACCTGCAACACCATCGCCTGGATGTGGCCCTGGTGGCCGCCGGTGGCAAACGTACAAAGCTGGAGCAGAGTGTGGTCTACAGCGAGCGCCTGGTGTTGATTGCCAGCGCCTCCAGTGCACCTATCGACAGCGCCGAGGACCTGGCCGGCCGCACGCTGCTGGTATGGCCGCCAGGCTGCCCCTATCGCGCCGCCCTGGAAAACTGGCTCAAGCCCCATGACTTCAAGCCGGCGATTGCCAGCTACGCCAGTTGGGGCACGATCATCGGCTGCGTCAGCGCGGGGATTGGCGTGGCATTGGCGCCCGAGGGTATTCTGGCGCGCTATGAGCAGGCCAATCAGCTGGCGTCCTATCGGTTTGACGAACTGGCGGCGGTGGACAACCTGCTGTTCTGGCACAAGGACACCCAGCGACACCTGGCACGGGATGCATTCGCCGGGCTACTGCGCGAGACCTTTGGCTGA
- a CDS encoding DMT family transporter codes for MNTPSPLKLTLVIACVILCWAYSPIGVHMGLHSYSPGQLALLRFLIASVFMGGVALVVGIGRPQVRDLPWLLVLGFFGVFLHHTSINSGQQWVTAAASSVLAQSAPLFSVLIAFFCLKERVSAWRWACVLLGLAGVLVVIWGDHGVGDIDPRGLLILLAACSWSVYFAIARHYAHRYSPLTLACYMVWSGTLMLCVNLPGLPAAIVQAPLPENFAVLVLGIFPSGLAYLAWGYVLKHVEVSRASVAMYLIPPVAMVMAAMLLGEHVALQVMLGAVIVLASVAAISLEGRWRSIVHAGRAQKPAVGPIGPASSD; via the coding sequence ATGAATACCCCGTCACCTCTAAAGCTTACGCTAGTCATTGCCTGCGTCATCCTCTGTTGGGCCTATTCGCCCATCGGCGTGCACATGGGGCTGCACAGCTACAGCCCCGGTCAATTGGCGTTGCTGCGGTTCCTGATTGCATCGGTATTCATGGGGGGCGTGGCGCTGGTGGTCGGTATCGGCCGCCCGCAGGTGCGCGATCTTCCCTGGCTGCTGGTCTTGGGTTTCTTCGGGGTGTTCCTGCACCACACCAGCATCAATAGCGGTCAGCAATGGGTGACGGCGGCGGCGTCCAGCGTGTTGGCACAGTCGGCGCCGTTGTTCAGTGTGTTGATCGCGTTTTTCTGCTTGAAGGAACGGGTCAGTGCCTGGCGCTGGGCCTGTGTGCTATTGGGCCTGGCCGGCGTGCTGGTGGTGATCTGGGGCGACCACGGCGTGGGCGACATCGACCCTCGGGGCTTGCTGATCCTGCTGGCGGCGTGCTCGTGGAGTGTGTATTTCGCCATCGCGCGGCATTACGCCCATCGCTACAGCCCGCTGACCCTGGCGTGCTACATGGTGTGGTCCGGCACCTTGATGCTCTGCGTGAACCTGCCGGGCCTGCCCGCCGCCATCGTACAGGCACCGTTACCGGAGAACTTCGCGGTGCTGGTGCTGGGCATTTTCCCCAGCGGCTTGGCATACCTGGCCTGGGGGTATGTGTTGAAGCATGTCGAGGTCAGCCGTGCTTCGGTGGCGATGTACCTGATCCCACCGGTTGCCATGGTGATGGCCGCAATGCTGCTCGGCGAGCATGTGGCCCTGCAGGTGATGCTGGGCGCGGTGATCGTGCTGGCCAGCGTGGCTGCTATCAGTCTGGAGGGCCGCTGGCGTTC